In one window of Cytophagaceae bacterium ABcell3 DNA:
- a CDS encoding YihY/virulence factor BrkB family protein yields MRDFFKVLKRAVVEYIDDEPFDLSAIVAFYAIFSLPALLIIVISLVGYVFGHDAVEGEIEAQISEAIGQEAAVQVQTMIANAYEDENTKLMTIIGIAVLLFGATSVLVSLQRSLNRVWWVRTKKESTGVKKIARDRIASFGIILAIGFLLLISLLVTAGLSALGSWVRQALPTSLYYFFYVLHFVVSLTFIAVLFSLLFKFLPDVRVQWKSLWKGALFTSFLFMIGKFAMGIYFGNMDPASSYGAAGSVILILLWVNYSCLILFLGAKFTKKYAEYHHHYVEPKPHAEWSAHGFGA; encoded by the coding sequence ATGAGAGATTTTTTTAAGGTTTTGAAACGTGCTGTGGTTGAATACATAGATGATGAACCATTTGACTTAAGTGCAATTGTGGCCTTTTATGCAATATTTTCTCTTCCGGCTTTATTGATCATTGTCATTTCTTTGGTAGGATATGTGTTTGGGCATGATGCTGTGGAGGGTGAGATAGAAGCTCAAATATCAGAAGCCATTGGACAGGAAGCGGCTGTTCAGGTTCAAACCATGATAGCCAATGCCTACGAAGATGAAAACACCAAATTAATGACTATTATCGGTATAGCGGTACTTTTGTTTGGTGCTACTTCTGTGTTGGTATCTCTGCAAAGATCGCTGAATCGGGTTTGGTGGGTTCGGACAAAAAAAGAAAGTACTGGGGTCAAGAAAATTGCCAGAGACCGAATTGCCTCATTTGGGATTATCCTTGCCATCGGGTTTCTCTTACTTATATCTTTACTCGTTACAGCAGGGTTGTCAGCACTTGGTTCATGGGTAAGGCAAGCTTTGCCCACTTCTTTGTATTACTTTTTTTATGTATTACATTTTGTTGTTTCTCTTACTTTTATTGCCGTTCTGTTTTCGTTGTTGTTTAAATTCCTCCCAGATGTACGTGTTCAGTGGAAAAGCTTATGGAAAGGTGCTTTGTTTACCTCGTTTTTGTTTATGATAGGCAAATTTGCCATGGGTATATATTTTGGCAATATGGATCCAGCCTCTTCTTATGGAGCGGCGGGTTCTGTTATTTTGATTCTCTTATGGGTAAATTACTCTTGCCTGATTCTTTTTCTTGGTGCAAAATTTACCAAAAAATATGCTGAATATCACCACCACTA